CTTCTGATGCTGGTCAACCTGAAAGCCAATGTGGTTTTGGTGGACTACAGAGGCTATGGTAAGAGTGAAGGAGAACCAAGCGAAGAGGGTCTCTACCAGGACGGCGAGGCCACCTTGGATTATGTCATGACCCGGCCGGACATCGACAAAACAAAAGTGGTGCTCTTCGGCCGGTCATTGGGTGGTGCGGTGGCCATCCGTTTGGCTTCGGGGAATCCACATCGAGTGGCCGCCATTATGGTAGAGAACACTTTCTTAAGCATCCCGCACATGGCGGCCACACTGTTCTCTTTCTTTCCCATGCGTTACCTGCCACTCTGGTGCTACAAGAACAAATTCCTGTCCTATAGACACGTTGTGCTGTGTCGTATGCCATCTGTCTTTATCTCTGGCTTATCAGATCAACTCATTCCACCGGTCATGATGAAACAGCTTTACGAGCTGTCTCCATCTCGGACTAAACGCCTCGCTGTCTTTCCGGAGGGTACGCATAATGACACCTGGCAGAGCCAGGGTTATTTTGCCACTCTGGAGCAG
The Xyrauchen texanus isolate HMW12.3.18 chromosome 14, RBS_HiC_50CHRs, whole genome shotgun sequence genome window above contains:
- the LOC127654873 gene encoding protein ABHD13 isoform X1 produces the protein MEKPWRLWGALEACLLAVCAWSWGACRVSLLALILTFHLYGGFILLALILASVAGILFKFQDVLLFFPDQPSSSRLYVPMPTGIPHENVYIRTKDGVRLNLILLRYTGENPASAPTILYFHGNAGNIGHRVPNALLMLVNLKANVVLVDYRGYGKSEGEPSEEGLYQDGEATLDYVMTRPDIDKTKVVLFGRSLGGAVAIRLASGNPHRVAAIMVENTFLSIPHMAATLFSFFPMRYLPLWCYKNKFLSYRHVVLCRMPSVFISGLSDQLIPPVMMKQLYELSPSRTKRLAVFPEGTHNDTWQSQGYFATLEQFMKELLKNNAQEETAQGATNITII